A stretch of the Tardiphaga sp. 709 genome encodes the following:
- a CDS encoding TatD family hydrolase: MLVDSHCHLDFPDFAEDLDGIVARAEAAGVGKLVTISTRVRRLPALLAIAERFPNVYCSVGTHPHNADEEDGISADELIELTKHPKVIALGEAGLDNFYEHGSSGAQERGFRAHIAAARATGLPLVIHTREADEQCGAILADEMAKGAFKAVLHCYTGGRELAMKAIDMGLSISFTGIITFKKSQELRDLAAELPADRIMVETDAPYLAPGKWRGKRNEPSYVVETAKVLAETRGVSLEELSRQTTENFFRLFSKAPA; encoded by the coding sequence ATGCTGGTCGATAGTCACTGCCATCTCGATTTCCCCGACTTCGCCGAAGACCTCGACGGCATCGTCGCGCGTGCCGAAGCCGCTGGCGTCGGCAAGCTCGTGACCATCTCGACGCGTGTGCGGCGCCTGCCGGCGTTGCTCGCGATCGCGGAGCGCTTCCCGAACGTTTATTGCTCGGTCGGCACCCATCCGCACAATGCCGACGAGGAAGACGGTATCTCCGCGGATGAGCTGATCGAACTGACCAAACATCCCAAAGTCATCGCGCTCGGCGAAGCCGGTCTTGATAACTTCTACGAGCACGGCTCATCAGGCGCGCAGGAGCGCGGCTTTCGCGCCCATATCGCCGCCGCCCGCGCGACCGGATTGCCGCTGGTGATCCATACCCGCGAAGCGGATGAACAGTGCGGCGCCATTCTCGCAGACGAGATGGCGAAGGGCGCGTTCAAGGCCGTGCTGCATTGCTACACCGGCGGACGGGAGCTGGCGATGAAGGCCATCGACATGGGTCTGTCGATCTCCTTCACCGGCATCATCACCTTCAAGAAGTCACAGGAGCTGCGCGATCTCGCGGCTGAGCTTCCCGCTGACCGCATCATGGTCGAAACCGACGCGCCGTATCTGGCGCCCGGCAAATGGCGCGGCAAGCGCAACGAGCCATCTTATGTGGTCGAGACGGCGAAGGTGCTTGCGGAAACGCGAGGCGTGTCACTCGAAGAACTGTCGCGGCAGACCACAGAGAACTTCTTCCGCCTGTTCAGCAAGGCGCCGGCATGA
- the tmk gene encoding dTMP kinase yields the protein MADTHTTSPPRGRFVSFEGGEGAGKSTQIKILADRLEAEGKRVIVTREPGGSPGAEIIRHVVLSGMGKLLGPEAETLLFAAARDDHVHAVIAPALEQGIWVLCDRFSDSTRAYQGRLGHVSPELLNAMERVTIGRLKPDLTVILDIPVSIGMRRAAARRGNDVPDRFEAEGIAFHQGLRDAFRQIAADEPQRCVLIDANADPKIVSNNIWGVLRRRLLTPSNHEVTSA from the coding sequence ATGGCGGATACGCACACGACATCGCCGCCGCGCGGCCGCTTCGTCAGTTTTGAGGGCGGCGAGGGCGCCGGCAAATCAACGCAGATCAAGATTCTGGCCGATCGGCTGGAGGCCGAAGGCAAGCGCGTCATCGTCACCCGCGAGCCCGGCGGTTCGCCCGGTGCCGAGATCATCCGTCATGTGGTGCTGTCGGGCATGGGCAAACTGCTCGGCCCCGAAGCCGAGACGCTGCTGTTTGCCGCCGCGCGTGACGACCATGTCCATGCGGTGATTGCGCCGGCGCTGGAGCAGGGCATCTGGGTGCTGTGCGACCGCTTCTCGGATTCGACGCGGGCCTATCAGGGCCGGCTCGGGCATGTCTCGCCGGAACTGCTCAATGCGATGGAGCGTGTCACCATCGGGCGGCTCAAACCGGATCTTACCGTCATTCTCGATATCCCGGTGTCGATCGGCATGCGGCGCGCAGCAGCGCGGCGTGGCAATGATGTGCCCGACAGGTTCGAGGCCGAGGGCATCGCCTTTCATCAGGGGCTGCGTGACGCGTTCCGGCAGATCGCAGCCGATGAACCGCAACGCTGCGTGCTGATCGACGCCAATGCGGATCCCAAGATCGTATCGAACAATATCTGGGGCGTGTTGCGCCGACGCCTTCTGACGCCGTCGAACCACGAGGTCACTTCGGCATGA
- a CDS encoding TRAP transporter large permease subunit, translating into MLTSIDRTLGHLVEIPAALLVVAEVIILFIGVVARYGFHRPLIWSDELSSILFLWLAMLGSAVAFRRGEHMRMTALVASAGPRMWAFLDVVGTCAALAFLLMIVAPSFEYAYEESYITTPALQIANSFRAAALPVGISLMIVFALLRLLRYGQVRTVLTALGTVVAIIGLFWLAEPLLRTLGNLNLIIFFVGVVALCVFAGVPIAFGFGLAIFGYMALTTRTPMMVLVGRMDEGMSHLILLSVPLFVFLGLLIEMTGMARAMVAFLASLLGHVRGGLHYVLIGAMYLVSGISGSKAADMAAVAPVLFPEMKARGAKPGDLVALLSATGAQTETIPPSLVLITIGSVTGVSISALFTGGLLPGVVLAITLGVLVWWRYRGEDLSHVKRASGRDIFKAFIISVPAIALPFVIRAAVVEGVATATEVSTIGIVYAVLAGLLIYRQFDWSRLKPMLVDTACLSGAILLIIGTATGMAWGLTQSGFSRSLAAAMTGLPGGGATFIAVSIVAFVILGSVLEGIPAIVLFGPLLFPIARLVGVHEVHYAMVVILAMGIGLFAPPFGVGYYAACAIGRVDPAEGIRPILGYLLALLIGLIIVAIFPWISIGFL; encoded by the coding sequence ATCCTGACATCCATCGACCGCACCCTCGGCCATCTCGTCGAGATTCCCGCGGCGCTGCTGGTGGTGGCGGAGGTGATCATCCTGTTCATCGGCGTGGTGGCCCGTTACGGCTTCCACCGTCCACTGATCTGGTCGGACGAACTGTCCTCGATCCTGTTCCTGTGGCTCGCCATGCTCGGCTCCGCCGTTGCGTTCCGGCGCGGCGAACACATGCGGATGACCGCGCTGGTGGCGTCGGCCGGTCCGCGGATGTGGGCGTTTCTCGACGTCGTCGGGACCTGTGCGGCGCTCGCATTCCTGTTGATGATCGTCGCTCCGTCCTTCGAATACGCTTATGAAGAGAGCTACATCACGACGCCGGCACTGCAGATCGCCAACAGCTTCCGCGCGGCCGCGCTGCCGGTCGGCATCTCGCTGATGATCGTGTTCGCGCTACTGCGGTTGCTGCGCTACGGCCAGGTCCGCACCGTGCTGACCGCGCTTGGCACCGTGGTGGCGATCATCGGCCTGTTCTGGCTCGCCGAGCCGCTGCTGCGCACGCTCGGCAATCTCAACCTGATCATCTTCTTCGTCGGCGTCGTGGCGCTCTGCGTGTTCGCCGGCGTGCCCATTGCCTTCGGTTTTGGCCTCGCGATCTTCGGCTATATGGCGCTGACCACGCGCACGCCGATGATGGTGCTGGTCGGCCGCATGGACGAGGGCATGAGCCACCTCATTCTGCTGTCCGTGCCGCTGTTCGTGTTCCTGGGCCTGCTGATCGAGATGACCGGCATGGCGCGCGCCATGGTGGCGTTCCTCGCCAGCCTGCTCGGCCATGTCCGCGGGGGCCTGCATTACGTGCTGATCGGCGCGATGTATCTCGTCTCCGGCATTTCCGGTTCCAAGGCCGCCGACATGGCGGCGGTAGCGCCGGTGCTGTTCCCGGAAATGAAGGCGCGTGGCGCCAAGCCGGGCGATCTTGTCGCCCTGCTCTCGGCAACCGGCGCGCAGACCGAAACCATTCCGCCGAGCCTGGTGCTGATCACCATCGGCTCGGTCACTGGCGTGTCGATCTCGGCGCTGTTCACCGGCGGCTTGCTGCCGGGTGTGGTGCTCGCAATCACGCTGGGCGTGCTGGTGTGGTGGCGCTATCGCGGCGAGGATCTGAGCCACGTGAAGCGGGCGTCCGGGCGCGACATCTTCAAGGCCTTCATCATTTCGGTGCCAGCCATCGCACTGCCCTTCGTGATCCGCGCTGCCGTGGTCGAGGGTGTGGCCACTGCCACGGAAGTCTCCACCATTGGCATCGTCTATGCCGTGCTGGCCGGCCTTCTCATCTATCGCCAGTTCGACTGGAGCCGGCTGAAGCCGATGCTGGTCGATACGGCCTGCCTCTCCGGTGCGATCCTGCTGATCATTGGAACTGCGACCGGCATGGCCTGGGGCCTCACCCAGTCCGGCTTCTCGCGCTCGCTGGCCGCCGCCATGACGGGCCTGCCGGGCGGCGGCGCGACCTTCATCGCGGTCTCCATCGTGGCCTTTGTCATCCTTGGCAGCGTACTGGAAGGCATCCCCGCCATCGTGCTGTTCGGCCCGCTCCTGTTCCCAATCGCCAGGCTGGTCGGCGTCCATGAGGTCCACTATGCGATGGTCGTCATCCTCGCCATGGGCATCGGATTGTTCGCGCCGCCCTTCGGCGTCGGCTATTATGCCGCCTGCGCCATCGGCCGTGTTGATCCCGCGGAAGGCATCCGGCCGATCCTCGGCTATCTGCTGGCACTGCTGATCGGCCTGATCATCGTGGCAATCTTCCCATGGATATCGATCGGATTCCTTTAA
- a CDS encoding D-alanyl-D-alanine carboxypeptidase family protein, translating into MASGSIPLKRPQFAARSWRTLLAALVTFGVAFGPTAQAANQSVQGAKKVVEDGGYDTDAPTAILIEAGSGSVLFEKNADELRAPSSMMKLMTVELVFDALTRGDIKLTDEYRVSENSWRKGGAPAGASTMFAAINSRVPVADLLRGAIIQSGNDSCMILAEGIAGGEAAFAEKMTARARVLGMPKSNFANSNGLPDPGNKMTVRELGVLARHIVRTYPEFYKLFGEREFTWNKIRQQNRNPLLATLDGADGFKTGYTKDGGYGMVGSAIRDGMRLIVVINGLDDPDDRATEAKKLLEWGFKNFEARTLFAADQTVGFAKVFGGESRSVALSAKEPVKVMVQKNGSDKLIARVFYKGPVRAPIEPGQPVGVIKVWRGANIAVETPLYTAAAVGTGSTMRRAVDGAGELVIGLFRAGAEKL; encoded by the coding sequence ATGGCATCTGGCTCCATCCCCTTGAAACGACCGCAATTCGCCGCGCGGAGCTGGCGGACGCTTCTGGCTGCCCTGGTGACGTTTGGCGTCGCCTTCGGCCCAACAGCGCAGGCTGCGAACCAGAGCGTGCAGGGCGCCAAGAAGGTCGTCGAGGACGGCGGTTACGACACCGATGCGCCGACCGCGATCCTGATCGAGGCCGGCTCCGGCAGCGTGCTGTTCGAGAAGAATGCCGACGAGCTCCGCGCGCCCTCCAGCATGATGAAGCTGATGACCGTCGAACTGGTGTTCGACGCGCTGACCCGCGGTGATATCAAGCTCACGGACGAATACCGCGTCAGCGAGAATTCCTGGCGCAAGGGCGGCGCGCCGGCCGGCGCATCGACCATGTTCGCCGCGATCAACAGCCGTGTGCCGGTCGCCGATCTCTTGCGCGGGGCCATCATCCAGAGCGGCAACGACTCTTGCATGATCCTGGCGGAGGGCATTGCAGGCGGCGAGGCGGCCTTTGCCGAGAAGATGACGGCACGGGCGCGTGTGCTGGGCATGCCGAAATCCAACTTCGCCAATTCCAATGGCCTGCCGGACCCCGGCAACAAGATGACGGTGCGCGAGCTCGGCGTTCTCGCCCGCCACATCGTCCGCACCTATCCTGAATTCTACAAGCTGTTCGGCGAGCGCGAATTCACCTGGAACAAGATCCGTCAGCAGAACCGCAATCCGTTGCTGGCGACGCTGGACGGCGCTGACGGTTTCAAGACCGGCTACACCAAGGATGGCGGCTACGGCATGGTCGGCTCGGCCATCCGCGACGGCATGCGGCTGATCGTGGTGATCAACGGTCTGGACGATCCGGACGATCGCGCGACTGAAGCGAAGAAGCTGCTGGAATGGGGTTTCAAGAATTTCGAGGCGCGCACGCTGTTTGCGGCAGACCAGACCGTCGGTTTCGCCAAGGTGTTCGGCGGCGAGAGCCGTTCGGTCGCGCTCTCGGCCAAAGAGCCGGTCAAGGTGATGGTGCAGAAGAACGGCAGCGACAAGCTGATCGCCCGCGTCTTCTACAAGGGCCCTGTGCGTGCACCCATCGAGCCCGGTCAACCGGTCGGCGTGATCAAGGTCTGGCGCGGCGCCAATATCGCTGTCGAGACGCCGCTCTATACGGCGGCTGCCGTCGGCACCGGATCGACCATGCGGCGCGCGGTCGATGGCGCCGGTGAACTGGTGATCGGGCTGTTCCGCGCCGGCGCCGAGAAGCTCTGA
- a CDS encoding MBL fold metallo-hydrolase, with product MTLVLTILGSGSSAGVPRPALGWGACDPANPKNRRRRCSMMAERIGPEGVTRVVIDTSPDLREQLIDADVDDIDAVFLTHEHADQTHGMDDLRSVVLKRRKRIPVYMNASTATDIMLRFGYCFQSPPGSDYPPILDRLSIEAGESQTITGKGGDLTLTPFLVQHGNIPALGYRIDNTAYTPDLNDIPEESWPALEGLDLWIVDGLRYTQHPSHFSISDALRWRDRFKPKRTVITNMTADVDYEAVKAILPEGVVPAYDGIRLTVE from the coding sequence ATGACGCTGGTGCTCACCATTCTCGGCTCGGGATCCTCGGCGGGCGTGCCGCGCCCGGCGCTGGGCTGGGGCGCCTGCGATCCCGCCAATCCAAAAAACCGTCGCCGTCGTTGTTCGATGATGGCGGAGCGGATCGGGCCCGAGGGCGTCACGCGTGTGGTGATCGACACCTCGCCGGACCTGCGCGAGCAGCTCATCGACGCCGATGTCGATGATATCGATGCGGTGTTCCTGACGCATGAGCATGCGGACCAGACCCACGGCATGGACGACCTCCGCTCAGTGGTGCTGAAGCGTCGCAAGCGTATCCCGGTCTATATGAACGCCTCCACGGCGACGGATATCATGCTGCGCTTCGGCTACTGCTTTCAGTCGCCTCCTGGCAGCGACTATCCGCCGATCCTCGATCGCCTCAGCATCGAGGCCGGCGAGAGCCAAACCATCACGGGGAAGGGCGGCGACCTGACGCTGACACCGTTCCTGGTCCAGCATGGCAATATCCCGGCGCTCGGCTACCGCATCGACAACACCGCCTATACGCCCGATCTCAACGACATCCCGGAAGAGAGCTGGCCGGCGCTCGAGGGTCTCGATCTCTGGATCGTCGATGGGCTCCGCTATACGCAGCATCCCAGCCATTTCAGCATCAGTGATGCGCTGCGCTGGCGCGACCGCTTCAAGCCGAAGCGGACGGTGATCACCAATATGACGGCGGATGTGGATTACGAGGCGGTAAAGGCGATCCTGCCGGAGGGTGTGGTCCCCGCCTATGACGGGATCAGGCTGACGGTGGAATAG
- a CDS encoding DNA polymerase III subunit delta': MSAKSSEQTISVPHPRETTALFGHQDAEATLLNAYRGGRIPHAWLIGGPQGIGKATLAYRMARFVLAHRDPASPQVQSATSLGLDPLHPIVRQVAAESHGGLLTLERSLNDKGVMRTVITVDETRQTVSFFGSTAAVDGWRVCIVDTVDELNANAANALLKVLEEPPLRSLFLLVTHAQARVLPTIQSRCRKLALRPLSVADVTRATSQAAEIETSDPLLKEVAEASEGSVSRALNLLGGGALKLHQRTASLLNTLPHVDPRELHALGDALGTSDRVALGAFVDSVDRWIGERMRADDANANANLPRLARLAEVWEKINRAARETESYNLERKPLVFSVFGLLAEATR; the protein is encoded by the coding sequence ATGAGCGCAAAGTCATCCGAGCAAACGATCTCGGTTCCGCATCCGCGCGAGACGACCGCGCTGTTCGGTCATCAGGATGCCGAGGCCACGCTGCTCAATGCCTATCGCGGCGGTCGCATTCCGCATGCCTGGCTGATCGGCGGCCCGCAGGGCATCGGCAAGGCGACTTTGGCCTATCGCATGGCGCGTTTCGTACTGGCGCATCGCGATCCCGCATCACCGCAAGTGCAATCCGCAACATCGCTCGGTCTCGATCCCTTGCATCCGATCGTGCGCCAGGTCGCCGCCGAGTCCCATGGCGGTTTGTTGACGCTGGAACGCTCGCTCAACGACAAGGGCGTGATGCGCACGGTCATCACCGTCGATGAGACCCGGCAAACCGTGTCGTTCTTCGGCTCGACCGCCGCTGTCGACGGCTGGCGCGTCTGCATCGTCGACACCGTCGATGAGCTGAACGCCAATGCTGCCAACGCGCTGCTGAAGGTGCTTGAAGAGCCGCCGTTGCGCTCGCTGTTCCTGCTGGTGACACATGCGCAGGCGCGCGTGTTGCCGACCATCCAGTCGCGCTGTCGCAAGCTGGCGCTGCGTCCGCTTTCCGTCGCCGACGTTACCCGCGCCACGTCGCAGGCCGCCGAGATCGAAACCAGCGATCCCTTGCTCAAAGAGGTCGCGGAAGCCTCAGAGGGTAGTGTTTCCCGTGCTCTCAATCTGCTCGGCGGCGGTGCGCTGAAACTGCACCAGCGCACCGCCTCGCTGCTGAATACGCTGCCCCATGTCGATCCACGCGAGCTGCATGCGCTGGGTGATGCGCTGGGGACCAGTGACCGTGTCGCGCTCGGCGCCTTTGTCGACAGTGTCGACCGCTGGATCGGCGAGCGCATGCGGGCCGACGATGCCAATGCCAACGCCAATCTGCCCCGCCTTGCGCGGCTGGCGGAGGTATGGGAAAAGATCAACCGAGCCGCGCGCGAGACCGAATCCTACAATCTCGAGCGAAAACCGCTGGTTTTCTCGGTGTTTGGACTGCTCGCGGAAGCAACGCGCTGA
- the metG gene encoding methionine--tRNA ligase: MTSATDATRPAYFLTTPIFYPNGVPHIGHAYTVMATDTIARFQRLDGYDVRFLTGTDEHGLKMQQTAVKEGLTPLELADRNSARFREMDTALNISYDDYIRTTEPRHERASQALWVALEKAGAIYLDKYAGWYSVRQEAYFDEAETTLGDDGVRREPLGSPVEWTEEETYFFRLSAYQDKLLDLYARVPDFVLPRERLNEVTSFVKGGLQDLSISRTTFDWGIKVPGAPGHVMYVWIDALTNYITAAGYPDVDGDSFKRYWPANLHVIGKDIVRFHAVYWPAFLMAAGVAVPHRVFSHGFLLNRGEKMSKSVGNVVDPIGMAQQYGVDQMRYFFMREVSFGQDGSYNHEAIVNRTNADLANDLGNLAQRSLSMIAKQYGGVLPEPGDFSDNDKAILAQADGMLELARSAMATQQIHQALNAVWAVVAEANRYFAGEAPWALAKTDPKKQATVLYVTAEVVRQVAILAQPVMPASCAKLLDVLGIPESERDFTAIATRIKSGTQLPTPTGVFPRYVEPPAAS, translated from the coding sequence ATGACATCTGCAACCGATGCAACCCGACCGGCGTATTTTCTGACAACGCCGATCTTCTATCCCAATGGCGTGCCGCATATCGGTCATGCCTATACGGTCATGGCGACCGATACGATTGCCCGCTTTCAGAGGCTCGACGGTTACGACGTTCGTTTCCTGACCGGAACGGATGAGCATGGTCTGAAGATGCAGCAGACCGCCGTCAAGGAAGGCCTGACACCACTCGAACTTGCCGACCGGAATTCTGCGCGTTTTCGCGAGATGGATACCGCGCTCAACATTTCCTATGACGACTACATTCGCACGACGGAGCCGCGTCACGAGCGCGCCTCCCAGGCGCTGTGGGTCGCTCTGGAGAAAGCCGGCGCTATCTATCTCGACAAATATGCGGGCTGGTACTCGGTTCGCCAGGAAGCCTATTTCGACGAAGCGGAAACAACGCTCGGCGACGATGGTGTCCGGCGTGAGCCACTCGGCTCACCGGTCGAGTGGACCGAGGAGGAAACCTATTTCTTCCGTCTGTCCGCCTACCAGGACAAGCTGCTCGATCTATACGCGCGCGTTCCGGACTTCGTGTTGCCGCGCGAGCGCCTGAACGAAGTGACGAGTTTCGTCAAAGGCGGTCTGCAGGATCTGTCGATTTCGCGGACCACGTTCGACTGGGGCATCAAGGTGCCGGGTGCGCCCGGCCATGTGATGTATGTCTGGATCGATGCGCTCACCAACTACATCACGGCAGCCGGCTATCCGGATGTCGATGGCGACAGCTTCAAGCGCTATTGGCCTGCGAACCTGCATGTGATCGGCAAGGATATCGTTCGCTTTCACGCGGTGTATTGGCCTGCATTCCTGATGGCTGCAGGGGTCGCAGTTCCGCATCGCGTCTTCAGTCATGGATTTCTTCTCAACCGTGGTGAGAAGATGTCGAAGTCGGTCGGCAACGTGGTCGATCCGATCGGCATGGCCCAGCAATATGGCGTCGATCAGATGCGCTATTTCTTCATGCGCGAAGTCTCGTTCGGGCAGGACGGCAGCTACAATCACGAAGCCATCGTCAATCGGACCAATGCCGACCTCGCCAACGATCTCGGCAATCTTGCGCAGCGCTCGCTGTCGATGATCGCCAAGCAGTATGGCGGCGTGCTGCCCGAGCCCGGCGACTTCAGCGATAACGACAAGGCCATCCTGGCGCAGGCCGACGGCATGCTGGAGCTCGCGCGTAGCGCCATGGCGACGCAGCAGATCCATCAGGCGCTGAATGCGGTCTGGGCCGTGGTTGCCGAAGCTAACCGCTATTTCGCGGGTGAGGCGCCATGGGCGTTGGCCAAGACCGATCCGAAGAAGCAGGCCACGGTACTCTACGTGACTGCCGAAGTCGTGCGGCAGGTCGCGATCCTGGCGCAGCCGGTGATGCCGGCGTCTTGCGCCAAGCTGCTCGACGTGCTCGGCATCCCCGAAAGCGAGCGCGACTTCACGGCAATCGCGACCCGCATCAAGTCCGGGACGCAACTGCCGACACCCACCGGCGTGTTCCCACGCTATGTCGAGCCGCCGGCTGCGAGCTGA
- a CDS encoding TRAP transporter substrate-binding protein, translated as MTISRRTLLKASAAATAFGGVSMPFVARAQQAEYVYKYANNLPDTHPMNIRAREMSAAIKTETNGKVDLQVFPNNQLGSDTDMLSQIRSGGVEFFTLSGLILATLVPAASINGIGFAFPNYDTVWKAMDGDLGAYIRKEITKANLVVMDKIWDNGFREITSSTKPIKSPDDLKGFKIRVPVSPLWTSMFKAFDSAPASINISEVYSAMQTKVVEGQENPLAIISTAKFYEVQKFCSLTNHMWDGYWFLANRRAWEKLPADLRDIVAKNINAAGMKEREDVAKLNANLRGELESKGLAFNELEPGPFRDKLKSAGFYKEWQGKYGDEAWAILEKAVGKLG; from the coding sequence ATGACGATTTCACGCCGGACATTGTTGAAGGCATCGGCCGCTGCGACTGCATTTGGTGGCGTCAGCATGCCATTCGTCGCGCGCGCGCAGCAGGCCGAATACGTCTACAAATACGCGAATAACCTACCCGATACGCATCCGATGAACATCCGCGCCCGTGAGATGTCGGCGGCGATCAAGACCGAGACCAACGGCAAGGTCGACCTGCAGGTATTCCCCAACAACCAGCTCGGTTCCGACACCGACATGCTGAGCCAGATCCGCTCCGGCGGCGTCGAGTTCTTCACTCTGTCCGGCCTGATCCTGGCCACTTTGGTGCCAGCCGCATCGATCAACGGCATCGGCTTCGCCTTCCCGAATTACGACACGGTCTGGAAGGCCATGGACGGCGATCTCGGCGCCTATATCCGCAAGGAAATCACCAAGGCCAATCTCGTGGTCATGGACAAGATCTGGGACAACGGTTTTCGCGAAATCACCTCGTCCACGAAGCCGATCAAGAGCCCGGACGATCTGAAGGGCTTCAAGATCCGCGTGCCGGTGTCGCCGCTATGGACCTCGATGTTCAAGGCGTTCGACAGTGCGCCCGCCTCGATCAACATCAGCGAAGTCTATTCGGCGATGCAGACCAAGGTCGTTGAAGGCCAGGAAAACCCGCTGGCGATCATCTCGACGGCGAAGTTCTACGAAGTGCAGAAGTTCTGCTCGCTGACCAACCACATGTGGGACGGCTACTGGTTCCTCGCCAACCGCCGCGCCTGGGAGAAGCTGCCGGCCGATCTGCGCGACATCGTCGCCAAAAACATCAATGCCGCCGGCATGAAGGAGCGCGAGGACGTCGCCAAGCTCAACGCCAATCTGCGCGGCGAGCTGGAATCCAAGGGGCTGGCCTTCAATGAGCTTGAGCCCGGCCCGTTCCGCGACAAGCTGAAGTCGGCCGGCTTCTATAAGGAATGGCAGGGCAAGTATGGCGACGAAGCCTGGGCCATCCTCGAGAAAGCTGTCGGCAAGCTCGGCTGA
- a CDS encoding acyl-CoA synthetase: MIPDQGVYSVGLDQTPANFVPLSPLSFLRRSAAVYPDLTSTVYEGRRFTWAQTYERCRRFASFLTGRGIGRGDTVAAMLPNLPAMNEAHFAVPMAGAVLNALNIRLDAAAIAFQLDHGGARLLLVDPEFSGVITEALGLMTGPKPTVIDVDDASFAGGQRIGELEYEAALAEGSPDFTSAFPLDEWDAIALGYTSGTTGNPKGVVTHHRGAYLNAVSNILAAGLGQHPVYLWTLPMFHCNGWCFPWTVAASAGVNVCLRKVDPTKIFALMREHGVTHMSGAPIVYNTLINAPDAPVYSGGPLVQGSIAGAPPPMAVLSGAEKIGIKLTHVYGLTEVYGPASVCAEQPGWDALPADERANLKRRQGVPYHLQEAVTVIDPETMQEVPRDGETIGEVMFRGNIVMKGYLKNEKATKEAFEGGWFHTGDLGVLDAAGYVTIKDRSKDIIISGGENISSVEVEDVLYKHPAVLFAAVVAKPDAKWGEVPCAFVELKTNAEATEADIIAFCRAQMPGFKTPKAVVFGVIPKTSTGKIQKFMLRDRVKSTASFSS, encoded by the coding sequence ATGATCCCAGATCAGGGCGTTTATAGCGTCGGCCTCGACCAGACTCCGGCCAACTTCGTGCCGCTGTCGCCGCTGAGTTTTCTCAGGCGCAGCGCGGCGGTCTACCCGGACCTCACCAGCACGGTCTATGAGGGCCGCCGTTTCACCTGGGCACAGACCTATGAGCGCTGCCGGCGCTTCGCCTCGTTCCTGACCGGCCGGGGCATCGGACGCGGCGACACCGTCGCGGCAATGCTGCCGAACCTGCCGGCGATGAACGAAGCACACTTCGCGGTGCCCATGGCCGGTGCCGTCCTCAACGCCCTGAACATCCGGCTCGACGCTGCGGCCATCGCGTTCCAGCTCGACCATGGCGGCGCCAGACTGCTGCTGGTCGATCCGGAATTCTCCGGCGTAATCACCGAGGCCCTCGGCCTCATGACCGGACCGAAGCCGACCGTGATCGATGTCGACGACGCCTCCTTCGCCGGCGGTCAGCGGATCGGCGAACTCGAATATGAAGCTGCCCTCGCCGAAGGCAGCCCCGATTTCACCAGCGCCTTCCCGCTCGATGAATGGGACGCCATCGCGCTCGGCTACACCTCGGGCACAACGGGCAATCCGAAGGGCGTGGTGACCCATCATCGCGGCGCCTATCTGAACGCGGTCTCCAACATTCTCGCCGCCGGTCTCGGCCAGCACCCGGTCTATCTCTGGACCCTGCCGATGTTCCACTGCAACGGCTGGTGCTTCCCCTGGACCGTGGCGGCGAGCGCCGGCGTCAATGTCTGCCTGCGCAAGGTCGACCCGACCAAGATCTTCGCGTTGATGCGCGAGCACGGCGTCACTCACATGTCCGGCGCGCCGATCGTCTACAACACGCTGATCAATGCGCCGGATGCGCCGGTCTATTCTGGCGGGCCTCTCGTGCAGGGCTCGATCGCCGGCGCGCCGCCGCCGATGGCGGTTTTGTCCGGCGCCGAGAAAATCGGCATCAAGCTGACCCACGTCTATGGCCTGACCGAAGTCTACGGCCCCGCCTCGGTCTGCGCCGAGCAGCCCGGCTGGGACGCCCTGCCCGCCGACGAGCGCGCCAACCTGAAGCGCCGCCAGGGCGTGCCTTATCACCTGCAGGAAGCCGTCACGGTGATCGATCCCGAGACCATGCAGGAAGTGCCGCGCGACGGCGAAACCATCGGCGAGGTCATGTTCCGCGGCAATATCGTGATGAAGGGCTATCTGAAGAACGAGAAGGCCACCAAGGAGGCGTTTGAAGGCGGCTGGTTCCACACCGGTGATCTCGGTGTGCTCGACGCCGCCGGCTACGTCACCATCAAGGACCGCTCGAAGGACATCATCATCTCCGGCGGCGAGAACATCTCGTCGGTGGAAGTCGAGGACGTGCTCTACAAACACCCGGCTGTGCTGTTCGCCGCCGTGGTCGCCAAGCCCGATGCCAAATGGGGCGAAGTGCCCTGTGCTTTCGTGGAGCTGAAGACGAATGCCGAGGCAACGGAAGCCGACATCATCGCGTTCTGCCGCGCGCAGATGCCCGGCTTCAAGACGCCGAAAGCGGTGGTATTCGGCGTGATCCCGAAGACGTCGACGGGCAAAATTCAGAAATTCATGCTGCGGGATCGGGTGAAGTCGACGGCGTCGTTTAGTTCGTAA